A single region of the Streptomyces sp. NBC_00425 genome encodes:
- a CDS encoding Fur family transcriptional regulator yields MVSTESTDWKSDLRQRGYRLTPQRQLVLEAVDTLEHATPDAILVEVRKTASGVNISTVYRTLELLEELGLVSHAHLGHGAPTYHLAERHHHIHLVCRDCDNVIEADVQVAAEFTAKLRQSFGFETDMKHFAIFGRCQDCTLKGSTVKGSPTGS; encoded by the coding sequence GTGGTGAGCACTGAAAGCACTGACTGGAAGAGCGACCTGCGGCAGCGCGGATACCGCCTGACGCCGCAGCGCCAGCTTGTCCTGGAGGCCGTGGACACCCTGGAGCACGCGACCCCCGACGCGATCCTCGTGGAAGTGAGGAAGACGGCGTCGGGGGTCAACATTTCCACGGTGTACCGGACCCTGGAGCTCCTGGAGGAGCTGGGGCTGGTCAGCCACGCGCACCTGGGACACGGGGCGCCGACGTACCACCTCGCCGAGCGGCACCACCACATCCACCTGGTGTGCCGGGACTGCGACAACGTCATCGAGGCGGATGTGCAGGTAGCCGCCGAGTTCACGGCCAAGCTGCGGCAGAGCTTCGGCTTCGAGACCGACATGAAGCACTTCGCGATCTTCGGCCGCTGCCAGGACTGCACGCTCAAGGGTTCGACCGTCAAGGGTTCGCCTACCGGGTCGTAG
- a CDS encoding response regulator transcription factor: MSSLLLLTNALQPSTEVLPALGLLLHNVRVAPAEGPALVDTPGADVILVDGRRDLPQVRSLCQLLRSTGPGCPLVLVVTEGGLAAVTADWGIDDVLLDTAGPAEVEARLRLAMGRQQIVNDDSPMEIRNGDLSVDEATYSAKLKGRVLDLTFKEFELLKYLAQHPGRVFTRAQLLQEVWGYDYFGGTRTVDVHVRRLRAKLGPEHESLIGTVRNVGYRFVTPEKGERSTDETTAKTDRPERAKTDEADNVSALDATEVSAEA; the protein is encoded by the coding sequence ATGAGTTCTCTGCTGCTCCTGACCAACGCTCTCCAGCCCTCGACGGAAGTACTGCCGGCCCTCGGCCTGCTGCTGCACAACGTGCGCGTGGCCCCGGCGGAAGGCCCCGCTCTCGTCGACACCCCGGGCGCCGACGTCATCCTCGTGGACGGGCGTCGCGACCTGCCCCAGGTGCGCAGCCTGTGCCAGCTGCTGCGCTCCACCGGGCCGGGCTGTCCGCTCGTCCTCGTCGTGACCGAGGGCGGCCTCGCCGCCGTCACCGCCGACTGGGGCATCGACGACGTGCTCCTGGACACCGCCGGACCGGCCGAGGTCGAGGCCCGGCTGCGGCTGGCCATGGGCCGCCAGCAGATCGTCAACGACGACTCCCCGATGGAGATCCGCAACGGCGACCTGTCGGTCGACGAGGCGACCTACAGCGCGAAGCTGAAGGGGCGGGTCCTGGACCTCACCTTCAAGGAGTTCGAGCTCCTGAAGTACCTCGCCCAGCACCCGGGCCGGGTGTTCACGCGCGCACAGCTGCTCCAGGAGGTCTGGGGCTACGACTACTTCGGCGGCACCCGCACGGTCGACGTCCACGTACGGCGGCTGCGGGCCAAACTGGGCCCGGAGCACGAGTCGCTGATCGGAACCGTCCGCAACGTCGGTTATCGATTCGTTACCCCTGAGAAGGGGGAGCGCTCCACGGACGAGACCACGGCGAAGACGGACCGGCCGGAGCGGGCAAAGACGGACGAGGCAGACAACGTGTCCGCCCTGGACGCCACCGAGGTCTCGGCGGAGGCGTAG
- a CDS encoding DUF1416 domain-containing protein, protein MCGAKAGGPDASTIKPGETTIQGQVTRDGEPVTGYVRLLDSTGEFTAEVPTSATGQFRFYAAEGTWTVRALVPGGTADRTVVAQQGGLAEVAIAV, encoded by the coding sequence ATGTGTGGAGCGAAGGCCGGCGGCCCGGACGCCTCGACGATCAAGCCCGGTGAGACCACGATCCAGGGTCAGGTGACCCGGGACGGCGAGCCGGTGACGGGCTACGTCCGTCTGCTGGACTCGACCGGCGAGTTCACCGCGGAGGTCCCGACCTCCGCCACCGGACAGTTCCGCTTCTACGCGGCCGAAGGCACCTGGACCGTCCGCGCCCTCGTGCCCGGCGGCACCGCCGACCGCACCGTGGTCGCCCAGCAGGGCGGTCTCGCCGAGGTCGCGATCGCGGTCTGA
- a CDS encoding sulfurtransferase, whose protein sequence is MSRSDVLVDADWVEANLDNADIAIVEVDEDTSAYEKNHIRNAIRIDWTQDLQDPVRRDFVDQEGFEKLLSAKGIANDTLVILYGGNNNWFASYAYWYFKLYGHENVKLLDGGRKKWELDARELVEEVPERATTDYKAKPQNTAIRAYRDDVVAAIGVQNLVDVRSPDEFSGKLLAPAHLPQEQSQRPGHVPSARNIPWSKNANDDGTFKSDDELKELYADEQVDLAKDTIAYCRIGERSALTWFVLHELLGVENVKNYDGSWTEYGSLVGVPIELGANK, encoded by the coding sequence ATGAGCCGCAGCGACGTACTGGTCGACGCCGACTGGGTCGAGGCCAACCTCGACAATGCCGACATCGCCATTGTCGAGGTCGACGAGGACACGTCCGCGTACGAGAAGAACCACATCAGGAACGCGATCCGGATCGACTGGACCCAGGACCTGCAGGACCCGGTCCGCCGTGACTTCGTCGACCAGGAGGGCTTCGAGAAGCTCCTGTCCGCGAAGGGCATCGCCAACGACACGCTGGTGATCCTCTACGGCGGCAACAACAACTGGTTCGCCTCGTACGCCTACTGGTACTTCAAGCTGTACGGCCACGAGAACGTCAAGCTCCTCGACGGCGGCCGCAAGAAGTGGGAGCTGGACGCCCGCGAGCTGGTCGAAGAGGTGCCCGAGCGCGCGACGACCGACTACAAGGCCAAGCCGCAGAACACGGCCATCCGCGCCTACCGCGACGACGTCGTGGCGGCCATCGGCGTCCAGAACCTGGTCGACGTCCGCTCGCCCGACGAGTTCAGCGGCAAGCTGCTCGCTCCCGCCCACCTGCCGCAGGAGCAGTCGCAGCGTCCGGGCCACGTCCCGTCCGCCCGCAACATCCCGTGGTCGAAGAACGCCAACGACGACGGCACGTTCAAGTCGGACGACGAGCTCAAGGAGCTCTACGCCGACGAGCAGGTCGACCTGGCCAAGGACACCATCGCGTACTGCCGCATCGGCGAGCGCTCGGCCCTGACCTGGTTCGTGCTGCACGAGCTGCTGGGCGTGGAGAACGTCAAGAACTACGACGGCTCCTGGACCGAGTACGGCTCCCTGGTCGGCGTCCCGATCGAGCTCGGCGCCAACAAGTAA
- a CDS encoding S1C family serine protease — MTESIRRSGEYENPYQAPYEGAQQHASSPAAPSPATPSPSAASPVNPEWPPPPAHRPVAAHDPQQTARQPVPQQQTAQQPALDPAAGWQAPAAPGGDGHGGHHGHGGYGGHGGGTALLAPPAAEPAPHARKKRTRGPLALLAAVAIVAAAIGGGTAYGIQELTGKDEVVATSTTTSVVPSSKTGDVATIAAAVSPSVVEVSATLSNGTSTGSGVIITSGGEVVTNNHVISGANSIKVTTSDGKSYTAKVVGTDSKKDLALIKLENASGLKAATLGDSAGVKVGDTVVAIGSPEGLTGTVTSGIVSALDRDVTVSTDESQGQQQQSGGDGNWPFQFGGRQFNGDTGESTTTYKALQTDASLNPGNSGGALIDAAGDIIGINSAMYSAAADSSSSDAGSVGLGFAIPINTVKSDLATLRAGGSDS; from the coding sequence ATGACCGAGAGCATCCGCCGCAGCGGCGAGTACGAGAACCCGTACCAGGCCCCGTACGAGGGCGCCCAGCAGCACGCCTCCTCCCCGGCGGCCCCGTCGCCGGCGACCCCCTCCCCGTCGGCCGCCTCCCCGGTGAACCCGGAGTGGCCTCCCCCGCCCGCTCACCGGCCCGTCGCCGCGCACGACCCGCAGCAGACCGCGCGGCAGCCGGTCCCGCAGCAGCAGACCGCGCAGCAGCCCGCACTCGACCCCGCCGCCGGATGGCAGGCCCCGGCGGCCCCGGGCGGCGACGGACACGGCGGACACCATGGTCACGGCGGCTACGGTGGCCACGGCGGTGGAACCGCTCTTCTCGCTCCCCCGGCCGCCGAGCCCGCTCCGCACGCCAGGAAGAAGCGCACCCGCGGTCCGCTCGCGCTGCTCGCCGCGGTGGCGATCGTCGCGGCCGCCATCGGGGGCGGCACCGCCTACGGCATCCAGGAGCTGACCGGCAAGGACGAGGTGGTCGCCACCTCCACCACCACCAGCGTGGTGCCCTCCAGCAAGACGGGCGACGTGGCCACCATCGCGGCAGCGGTCAGCCCGAGCGTCGTCGAGGTCAGCGCCACGCTCAGCAACGGGACGTCCACCGGGTCCGGCGTGATCATCACCAGCGGCGGCGAGGTCGTCACCAACAACCACGTCATATCCGGCGCGAACTCGATCAAGGTGACGACCAGCGACGGCAAGTCGTACACCGCCAAGGTCGTCGGCACGGACAGCAAGAAGGACCTCGCGCTCATCAAGCTGGAGAACGCCTCCGGCCTGAAGGCGGCGACCCTCGGCGACTCCGCCGGGGTCAAGGTCGGTGACACGGTCGTGGCGATCGGCTCCCCCGAGGGCCTGACCGGCACCGTCACCAGCGGCATCGTCTCCGCCCTGGACCGCGACGTGACCGTCTCCACCGACGAGAGCCAGGGCCAGCAGCAGCAGAGCGGCGGGGACGGCAACTGGCCGTTCCAGTTCGGCGGCCGGCAGTTCAACGGCGACACCGGCGAGTCCACCACGACGTACAAGGCGCTCCAGACGGACGCCTCCCTCAACCCCGGCAACTCCGGCGGCGCGCTCATCGACGCCGCGGGCGACATCATCGGCATCAACTCCGCGATGTACTCCGCCGCGGCCGACTCGTCCTCCTCCGACGCCGGCAGCGTCGGCCTCGGGTTCGCCATCCCGATCAACACCGTCAAGTCCGACCTCGCCACGCTGCGGGCCGGCGGCTCCGACAGCTGA
- a CDS encoding DsrE family protein: protein MAKKLVIKVTAGADAPERCSQAFTVAAVAVASGVEVSLWLTGESAWFALPGRAAEFELPHAAPLPALLESVLAGGRLTLCTQCAARRDITEKDVIDGVRIAGAQVFVQEALGEDTQALVY from the coding sequence ATGGCGAAGAAGCTCGTGATCAAGGTGACGGCGGGGGCCGATGCGCCCGAACGGTGCTCTCAGGCGTTCACGGTCGCCGCGGTCGCCGTGGCCAGCGGCGTCGAGGTCTCCCTGTGGCTGACCGGGGAGTCCGCCTGGTTCGCGCTGCCGGGCCGGGCCGCGGAGTTCGAGCTCCCGCACGCGGCGCCGCTGCCCGCTCTCCTCGAATCCGTCCTGGCCGGCGGCCGTCTCACCCTGTGCACCCAGTGCGCGGCCCGCCGGGACATCACGGAGAAGGACGTCATCGACGGCGTCCGGATCGCGGGGGCGCAGGTGTTCGTCCAGGAGGCGCTGGGCGAGGACACGCAGGCGCTCGTGTACTGA
- a CDS encoding LacI family DNA-binding transcriptional regulator → MAKVTRDDVARLAGTSTAVVSYVINNGPRPVAPATRERVLAAIKELGYRPDRVAQAMASRRTDLIGLIIPDARQPFFGEMAHAVEQAASERGKMVLVGNTDYVAEREVHYLRAFLGMRVSGLILVSHALNDQAAAEIDAWDARVVLLHERPEAIDDVAVVTDDLGGAQLAVRHLLEHGHPYVACVGGTAETPSVGDPVSDHVEGWRRAMDEAGISTEGRLFEAPYNRYDAYRVSLELLAGPDRPPAVFCSTDDQAIGLLRAARELRIDVPGELAVIGFDDIKEAALADPPMTTIASDRSAMARAAVDLVLDDGLRVAGSRRERLKVFPSRLVARRSCGCEQPA, encoded by the coding sequence GTGGCAAAGGTGACTCGGGATGACGTGGCGCGACTGGCGGGGACTTCGACCGCCGTCGTCAGTTACGTCATCAACAACGGACCCCGGCCGGTCGCCCCGGCCACGCGCGAGCGTGTCCTCGCCGCCATCAAGGAGCTGGGGTACCGGCCCGACCGGGTCGCCCAGGCGATGGCGTCCCGACGCACCGACCTCATAGGCCTGATCATCCCGGACGCCCGTCAGCCGTTCTTCGGCGAGATGGCGCACGCGGTCGAGCAGGCCGCCTCCGAGCGCGGGAAAATGGTGCTGGTCGGCAACACCGACTACGTCGCCGAGCGCGAGGTCCACTATCTGCGGGCTTTCCTCGGGATGCGGGTCTCCGGCCTCATCCTCGTCAGCCACGCACTGAACGACCAGGCGGCCGCCGAGATCGACGCCTGGGACGCGCGCGTGGTGCTGCTGCACGAACGTCCCGAGGCCATCGACGACGTCGCCGTCGTCACCGACGACCTCGGCGGCGCCCAGCTCGCCGTACGTCACCTCCTGGAGCACGGCCACCCGTACGTCGCCTGCGTCGGCGGAACCGCCGAGACCCCCTCCGTCGGCGACCCGGTCTCCGACCACGTCGAGGGCTGGCGGCGCGCGATGGACGAGGCCGGGATCAGCACGGAGGGCCGGCTCTTCGAGGCCCCCTACAACCGCTACGACGCCTACCGCGTCTCCCTCGAGCTGCTGGCGGGCCCGGACCGGCCGCCGGCCGTCTTCTGCTCCACCGACGACCAGGCGATCGGCCTGCTGCGTGCGGCGCGCGAGCTGCGCATCGACGTCCCCGGCGAGCTGGCGGTCATCGGCTTCGACGACATCAAGGAAGCGGCCCTCGCCGACCCGCCCATGACAACGATCGCGTCGGACCGCTCGGCGATGGCCCGGGCCGCCGTCGACCTCGTCCTGGACGACGGTCTGCGGGTCGCGGGTTCCCGGCGCGAGCGCCTGAAGGTGTTCCCCTCCCGTCTGGTGGCACGGCGGTCCTGCGGCTGCGAGCAGCCTGCGTGA
- a CDS encoding Ms5788A family Cys-rich leader peptide codes for MQRQADLTKRRAVDLCRVAAMLCRPF; via the coding sequence ATGCAGCGACAGGCGGATCTCACGAAGCGGCGGGCAGTAGACCTGTGCCGCGTCGCCGCCATGCTCTGTCGCCCCTTCTGA
- a CDS encoding DUF3099 domain-containing protein produces the protein MLARRRHVYFAMMGACITLFVLAWAVVRIWSTPAAVAMCLVAMVIPPVAAMVANRRGPEDRWWDDPSGDPESDEWWDELDGKRRRP, from the coding sequence ATGTTGGCCCGCCGACGGCACGTCTATTTCGCGATGATGGGCGCCTGCATCACGCTGTTCGTCCTGGCCTGGGCGGTCGTGCGCATCTGGTCGACGCCCGCGGCCGTCGCGATGTGCCTGGTGGCGATGGTCATCCCGCCGGTCGCGGCGATGGTCGCCAACCGCCGCGGCCCCGAGGACCGCTGGTGGGACGACCCCTCGGGCGACCCCGAGTCCGACGAGTGGTGGGACGAACTCGACGGCAAGAGACGCCGCCCGTAG
- a CDS encoding MoaD/ThiS family protein codes for MPQVTVRYWAAAKAAAGIAEESQEAATLAEALDAVRERHPGELVRVLRRCSFLVDGDPVGTREHETVRLADGGTVEVLPPFAGG; via the coding sequence ATGCCCCAGGTCACGGTGCGCTACTGGGCCGCCGCGAAGGCCGCGGCCGGCATCGCCGAGGAGTCGCAGGAAGCGGCGACGCTCGCCGAGGCGCTCGACGCCGTACGCGAGCGACACCCCGGCGAACTCGTGCGTGTCCTGCGGCGATGCTCGTTCCTCGTCGACGGTGACCCCGTGGGCACCCGCGAACATGAGACGGTACGGCTGGCCGACGGCGGCACGGTCGAGGTGCTCCCGCCGTTCGCAGGAGGGTGA
- a CDS encoding alpha/beta hydrolase — MSSGPAGHVVRSTVRPNCETGTSAPLRTFLPTADGVSIDFVYEPGAVVYDADGSSARHPVFVVAHGFTGDVDRPHVRRVASVLARYGAVVTFSFRGHGRSGGHSTVGDREVLDLAAAVDRAHALGHARVVTVGFSMGGSVVLRHAALHPGTVDAVVSVSAPARWYYRGTAPMRRLHWMVTRPEGRLVGRYGFRTRIHRRDWDPVPLSPVQAVPRIAPTPLLIVHGDRDGYFPLDHPRMLAEAAAGHGELWVEHGMGHAEHAAGDGLLARIGDWAVARAG, encoded by the coding sequence ATGAGCAGCGGTCCGGCAGGTCATGTGGTGCGTTCCACCGTTCGTCCGAATTGCGAGACGGGCACCTCCGCACCATTGCGGACGTTTCTGCCCACCGCCGACGGGGTTTCCATCGATTTCGTATACGAACCGGGTGCGGTCGTATACGACGCCGACGGGTCATCCGCCCGACATCCGGTGTTCGTCGTCGCACACGGGTTCACCGGCGACGTGGACCGGCCGCACGTACGGCGGGTGGCGTCCGTCCTCGCCCGGTACGGCGCCGTCGTCACCTTCTCCTTCCGCGGGCACGGCCGCTCCGGCGGGCACTCGACGGTGGGCGACCGCGAGGTCCTCGACCTGGCCGCCGCCGTCGACCGGGCGCATGCGCTCGGGCACGCGCGCGTGGTGACCGTCGGCTTCTCCATGGGCGGCTCGGTGGTCCTGCGCCACGCGGCGCTGCACCCCGGGACGGTCGACGCCGTGGTCTCGGTGAGCGCCCCCGCCCGCTGGTACTACCGCGGCACGGCCCCCATGCGCCGGCTGCACTGGATGGTCACCCGCCCCGAGGGCCGCCTCGTCGGCCGCTACGGCTTCCGCACCCGCATCCACCGCCGTGACTGGGACCCGGTTCCGCTGTCCCCGGTGCAGGCGGTCCCGAGGATCGCCCCCACGCCGCTGCTGATCGTGCACGGCGACCGGGACGGCTACTTCCCGCTCGACCACCCCCGGATGCTGGCGGAGGCCGCCGCCGGACACGGCGAACTCTGGGTGGAGCACGGCATGGGCCACGCCGAGCACGCGGCCGGCGACGGCCTGCTGGCCCGCATCGGGGACTGGGCGGTCGCCCGGGCGGGCTAG
- a CDS encoding FABP family protein yields MIEIPSDLHKDLVPLAFLLGSWAGAGVHDFPGSQKCNFGQEVTFAHDGRDFLEYHSHTWVLDNDGNKVRPLESESGFWRIDADRKVEVTMVRDDGVVEIWYGELADKKPQIDLVTDAVARTAASGPYTGGKRLYGYVKSDLMWVGEKQTPEVELRPYMSAHLKKVVTPEDVERWAKALPDDMPDDGIAFFK; encoded by the coding sequence ATGATCGAGATTCCGTCCGACCTCCACAAGGACCTCGTCCCCCTCGCCTTCCTGCTCGGCAGCTGGGCGGGCGCCGGCGTGCACGACTTCCCTGGATCGCAGAAGTGCAACTTCGGGCAGGAGGTCACCTTCGCGCACGACGGCCGTGACTTCCTGGAGTACCACTCCCACACGTGGGTGCTGGACAACGACGGCAACAAGGTCCGTCCCCTGGAGTCCGAGTCCGGCTTCTGGCGCATCGACGCCGACCGCAAGGTCGAGGTGACGATGGTCCGCGACGACGGCGTGGTCGAGATCTGGTACGGCGAGCTCGCCGACAAGAAGCCGCAGATCGACCTCGTCACCGACGCGGTGGCCCGCACGGCCGCCTCCGGCCCCTACACCGGCGGCAAGCGCCTGTACGGGTACGTCAAGAGCGACCTCATGTGGGTCGGCGAGAAGCAGACCCCCGAGGTCGAACTGCGCCCCTACATGTCGGCCCATCTGAAGAAGGTCGTCACCCCGGAGGACGTCGAACGCTGGGCGAAGGCCCTCCCCGACGACATGCCGGACGACGGAATCGCCTTCTTCAAGTAG
- a CDS encoding LmeA family phospholipid-binding protein, giving the protein MRALRILVVVVVILGGLFVLADRLAVNFAEGEVADKLKANEGLAATPDVSIKGFPFLTQVVGGSLDDVEVGIKDYQAATGTSGRTIRIGDLQANMKGVEFSGDYSSATATSATGTASITYAELLKTAKAEPTEVVRGVTANVVGLSDGGNGKIKVAVQATVLGTKLPQPVYVLSTVTVQGDTVRVHADSLPSFGGVRAAENEARLITDFQQKIDDLPGGIKLDKVQAGKDGVEISVKGSNVRLAG; this is encoded by the coding sequence ATGCGTGCACTCCGCATACTTGTGGTCGTCGTCGTGATCCTGGGCGGCCTGTTCGTGCTGGCGGACCGTCTCGCCGTGAACTTCGCGGAGGGCGAGGTGGCCGACAAGCTCAAGGCCAACGAGGGCCTCGCCGCCACCCCGGACGTGTCCATCAAGGGCTTCCCGTTCCTCACCCAGGTCGTCGGCGGCTCACTGGACGACGTCGAGGTGGGCATCAAGGACTACCAGGCGGCGACCGGCACCAGCGGTCGGACGATCCGCATCGGCGACCTCCAGGCGAACATGAAGGGCGTCGAGTTCTCCGGCGACTACAGCTCCGCGACCGCCACCAGCGCCACCGGCACTGCCTCGATCACCTACGCCGAGCTGCTGAAGACGGCCAAGGCCGAGCCGACCGAGGTGGTGCGGGGCGTCACCGCGAACGTCGTCGGTCTCTCGGACGGGGGCAACGGCAAGATCAAGGTCGCCGTCCAGGCCACCGTGCTCGGCACCAAGCTGCCGCAGCCCGTGTACGTCCTGAGCACGGTCACCGTGCAGGGCGACACCGTCCGCGTGCACGCCGACTCGCTGCCGAGCTTCGGCGGGGTGCGGGCCGCCGAGAACGAGGCGCGCTTGATCACCGACTTCCAGCAGAAGATCGACGACCTGCCCGGCGGCATCAAGCTCGACAAGGTCCAGGCGGGCAAGGACGGCGTCGAGATCTCGGTGAAGGGTTCGAACGTCAGGCTGGCCGGGTAA